GAAGATACTCCTTCATAAGACGCCAATTTTACAAAAGTAATCTTACTTGGTATATTTATTTGCTTCATCAGATCGGAAGTAAACATGAAAGATCCATTGAGCACACTAATAAAGATAGGACTTTCATCCTTCAGGTCCTGGTTTATCTCATTAGCTACCCGTGTGACTTCCTTTTGAATACTCTGTGCATCAATTGAAAGAGCAAATTTCTTATCCTTTATCTGAATTGTCTTCATAACAATTTTATATTTTTATAGTTGCCGCAAAAGTACTACTTTTTATGGAAAGGAATGCAAGAATATACTCTCTTTTTCCATAAGCGACTACAAGCGGAATCTAAAAGTAATTATTTCACTCCATGCATTAGCTTCTGCAGCCATTTAGACAACAGGAATAATATTACGGCTGCAATACCAGACATTACAACGAAAACCATAAAGAAATCGTATAATGAAACAACCTGGAAGCCCAAGATAAGTTTAGATTTTCCGGCCTCTGGATATAAGCCACTAAGTATACCTGCAAACTTATTTGCCGCTGCATTTGAAAGGTACCAAACACCCATCATTAAAGATGCAAAACGAACCGGAGTTAATCTGTTTACCATTGACAAACCGATAGGAGACAATGCCATTTCACCCATTGTATGGATAAAATAAAGTCCAGTAAGCCAAAGCATGCTAACCTTAACACCTGGTTGAAGATCTTTTACTCCAAAAGCAATAAATAAATAGCCCAAAGATAAAAGGAACAGACCTATTGCTTGTTTGGCAGGAGAAGATGGCTCCATATTTCTTTTGTTTAGGAAACCCCAGATAGCTGGCATAACAAAAGCTAATGCTACTACAAATAAAGGGTTAAATGCCTGAAAATAAGAAGCTGGCATCACCCATCCTAAAACAGAACGGTTTGTTTGTTCATCAGCAAAGAGAGTTAATGAAGCACCAGCCTGTTCATAAGCAGCCCAGAAGAAGATTACGAAAAAGGCAATGAGATAAATAACAATGATTCGTTCTCTTTCAATTTTTGTAAGTGAACTATCAAAAAGTATGTATGCCGGGATACCAATACATGCAGCAAATATACCTGCACTAATATATTCAGCATCAAAAACCCATTTGAATATAGCAAAAAGAACAATGGTAACTCCTGCAAAGAAAAGAACTTTTTTTGTTGCTTCTTCTTTAGAAATTGTAGGTTTTTCTTCTGTTGCAGCTTCTTTATGCTGAAGCGCATCGGGTATAATACCAATTTGTTCGCCAGAAGGTGAAACAAGATATTTATTTTTCTGAGTTTCAAATACTATAATGGTAAACAACACACCGATAGCTGCTGCAAGGAATCCCCATTTAAAATCTTCTGGAGTACCAGTATCACCAAAATACCCACAAACAAGCGGAGCAATAAATGCCCCAACATTTATACCCATATAGAAGATTGTGTAGGCAGTATCCAAGCGGCTGTCGTTGGGTTCATATAATTGTCCTACCAAAGTAGTGATGGTAGGTTTAAAGAAACCATTTCCAAAAATAAGAAATCCCAAACCACCATACATCAGCCAGTGAGACATCTCAACTGATTTCAGGAATGATGCACTAAGGAATAATAAGAACTGTCCAAGTCCCATCATCATTGCTCCCCAGAATACAGAACGCCTGATTCCCCAATATTTATCAGCTACATAACCACCAATAAGCGGAGTTAAATAAA
This genomic interval from uncultured Bacteroides sp. contains the following:
- a CDS encoding peptide MFS transporter; its protein translation is MSHSKGHPKGLYLIFATGTAERFSYYGMRAIFILFLTKALLMDKMLASSIYGSYTGLVYLTPLIGGYVADKYWGIRRSVFWGAMMMGLGQFLLFLSASFLKSVEMSHWLMYGGLGFLIFGNGFFKPTITTLVGQLYEPNDSRLDTAYTIFYMGINVGAFIAPLVCGYFGDTGTPEDFKWGFLAAAIGVLFTIIVFETQKNKYLVSPSGEQIGIIPDALQHKEAATEEKPTISKEEATKKVLFFAGVTIVLFAIFKWVFDAEYISAGIFAACIGIPAYILFDSSLTKIERERIIVIYLIAFFVIFFWAAYEQAGASLTLFADEQTNRSVLGWVMPASYFQAFNPLFVVALAFVMPAIWGFLNKRNMEPSSPAKQAIGLFLLSLGYLFIAFGVKDLQPGVKVSMLWLTGLYFIHTMGEMALSPIGLSMVNRLTPVRFASLMMGVWYLSNAAANKFAGILSGLYPEAGKSKLILGFQVVSLYDFFMVFVVMSGIAAVILFLLSKWLQKLMHGVK